A genome region from Sphingobacteriaceae bacterium GW460-11-11-14-LB5 includes the following:
- a CDS encoding enoyl-CoA hydratase, producing the protein MNTIKVSVKDRLATITLDRGKSNALNRELITELDDMLKNITADDNIGGVILTGTAPFFSAGLDLVELYNYNEDEAKSFWQLFLGFTANMVSFKKPIVAAISGHSPAGGCVMALACDYRVMAEGQYIIGLNEVPVGIIVPNSIFQLYAFWLGKAEASRSLLSGKLYSPEEALKVGLVDELVRNESLLTAAERKIKKYMELESNTWSQSKLNIREELIAAVTADQSATLEKMLAQWWSPATRHILKTILANLQRK; encoded by the coding sequence ATGAATACAATTAAAGTAAGTGTTAAAGATCGCCTGGCCACCATCACATTAGATAGAGGGAAATCGAATGCCCTAAACCGCGAGTTGATTACCGAGCTTGACGATATGCTTAAAAATATTACTGCTGATGATAACATTGGCGGTGTAATTTTAACCGGAACAGCACCTTTCTTTTCTGCAGGACTGGATTTGGTAGAACTCTACAACTATAATGAGGATGAGGCTAAATCTTTCTGGCAGTTGTTTTTGGGTTTCACCGCCAATATGGTTTCGTTTAAAAAACCGATAGTAGCCGCAATTAGCGGACATAGCCCAGCCGGTGGCTGCGTAATGGCATTGGCATGCGATTATCGTGTGATGGCAGAAGGACAATACATTATTGGACTTAATGAGGTGCCTGTAGGCATTATTGTGCCAAATAGTATTTTTCAATTATATGCTTTTTGGTTAGGTAAAGCCGAAGCCAGTCGTAGTTTGCTTTCAGGTAAACTTTATAGTCCGGAAGAAGCTTTGAAAGTGGGTTTGGTTGATGAACTGGTGAGAAATGAAAGTTTGTTAACGGCTGCCGAGCGTAAGATTAAGAAATACATGGAGCTCGAAAGCAATACCTGGTCGCAAAGCAAATTAAATATCCGCGAGGAATTAATCGCTGCGGTAACGGCAGATCAATCAGCTACTTTAGAAAAAATGTTAGCACAATGGTGGTCGCCGGCAACGCGCCACATTTTAAAAACAATTTTAGCTAACCTGCAACGGAAGTAG
- a CDS encoding short-chain dehydrogenase has translation MFSYNAPMLREDALKGKTIVITGGGTGLGKAMGVYFLKLGANLVITSRKQDVLQKTADEMEEKTGGKVLAVACDVREVTQVENVLAKTLERFGSVDVLLNNAAGNFISPTERLSANAFSSIIDIVLKGTVNCTLTFGKHWIKEKQAATVLNIITTYAFTGSAYVVPSACAKGGVLALTRSLAVEWGKYGIRTNAIAPGPFPTKGAWERLLPGDLAKKFDFKNRVPLKRVGDHQELANLAAFLVSDFSGYINGEVITIDGGEWLQGAGQMNGLEAIPNEMWDMLEQMTRSAK, from the coding sequence ATGTTCAGTTATAACGCACCAATGCTCAGAGAAGACGCTTTAAAGGGAAAAACCATTGTAATTACCGGTGGTGGAACAGGATTGGGGAAAGCGATGGGCGTATATTTCCTGAAATTAGGTGCCAACCTGGTCATCACAAGCAGGAAGCAGGATGTACTGCAAAAAACTGCCGATGAAATGGAAGAGAAAACAGGAGGCAAAGTATTGGCCGTTGCCTGTGATGTTAGGGAAGTAACACAGGTAGAAAACGTGCTGGCCAAAACCTTGGAAAGGTTTGGTTCGGTTGATGTGTTATTGAACAATGCTGCAGGTAATTTCATATCTCCAACCGAACGCTTATCGGCCAATGCATTTTCATCCATTATCGATATTGTTTTAAAAGGGACGGTTAACTGTACACTTACCTTTGGTAAACACTGGATTAAGGAGAAACAGGCTGCAACAGTTTTAAATATCATCACCACTTATGCTTTTACAGGCTCAGCCTACGTTGTGCCTTCGGCTTGTGCAAAAGGTGGTGTTTTAGCGTTAACGCGGTCTTTAGCTGTAGAATGGGGTAAATATGGTATCCGTACCAATGCGATTGCTCCAGGTCCGTTCCCAACTAAAGGCGCATGGGAGCGTTTATTGCCCGGCGATTTGGCCAAAAAGTTCGACTTTAAAAACCGTGTACCGTTAAAAAGAGTTGGCGACCATCAGGAGCTCGCTAATTTAGCTGCATTTTTAGTGAGCGATTTTTCAGGCTATATTAATGGTGAGGTAATTACCATCGATGGCGGCGAATGGTTGCAGGGTGCAGGCCAGATGAATGGCCTGGAGGCAATCCCGAACGAAATGTGGGATATGCTGGAGCAAATGACGAGAAGCGCTAAATAA
- a CDS encoding methyltransferase type 11 yields the protein MEVKRRKFQGVLNILSFNRHFYIFGLIVLLLVVISQILIPWSATLFWIIILAFLYGLFMPLIVSAYVYDFSGYYNFDWLNKTGITNSNPDLILNINAGFDETSFILKDHFPQATLKVFDFYNPEQHTEQAIIRARKVSLLFPGTKQITTDLIPLPDKSVDIIFLLSAAHEIRSQHEKIVFLKECYRLCKPTGKVIMVEHLRDLPNFIAFSIGFTHFFSRGVWRKAFKAAGFSLFSETKFTPFMSIFNCCP from the coding sequence ATGGAAGTGAAAAGAAGAAAATTTCAAGGTGTGTTAAACATTTTAAGCTTTAACAGGCATTTTTACATATTTGGCCTTATTGTTTTATTGTTAGTGGTAATTAGCCAAATACTAATTCCATGGTCTGCTACCTTATTTTGGATAATCATTTTAGCTTTTCTTTATGGTCTTTTTATGCCATTAATCGTATCTGCATATGTTTACGATTTTTCGGGATATTATAATTTCGACTGGCTAAACAAAACGGGTATTACCAATTCCAATCCAGATTTAATCTTAAATATTAACGCAGGTTTCGATGAAACAAGTTTCATTCTAAAAGATCATTTTCCGCAAGCAACTTTAAAAGTTTTCGATTTTTACAATCCTGAACAACATACAGAACAAGCAATCATCAGGGCAAGAAAAGTAAGCTTACTATTTCCCGGTACAAAACAGATCACAACGGATTTGATTCCTCTGCCCGATAAATCCGTCGATATCATATTTCTATTGTCGGCTGCGCATGAAATAAGATCGCAGCACGAGAAGATCGTTTTTTTAAAAGAATGTTATAGGTTATGCAAACCTACAGGCAAGGTAATTATGGTCGAACATTTACGCGATCTGCCCAATTTTATAGCCTTTTCTATCGGTTTTACTCATTTTTTCTCAAGAGGAGTTTGGCGAAAAGCATTTAAAGCGGCGGGTTTTTCTTTATTTTCAGAAACGAAATTCACCCCGTTTATGTCTATTTTTAACTGTTGCCCTTAA
- a CDS encoding phosphoribosylamine--glycine ligase, whose protein sequence is MNILLLGSGGRESAFAWKMSQSSHCDKLIIAPGNGGTGAYGTNININVNDFDAIKKVVLTENIELVVVGPEEPLVNGIHDFFLADETIAHIPVIGPKKEGAILEGSKDFSKQFMERHGIPTAASKSFTPETLEDGLAYLQNHALPVVLKADGLAAGKGVLICTETIEAQEELKLMLGGKFGSAGATVVIEEFLSGIELSVFILTDGENYITLPSAKDYKRIGQGDTGLNTGGMGSVSPVPFATPEFLAKVEERIIKPTVEGLKKDNIDYTGFIFFGLIKVEEEPFVIEYNARMGDPETESVIPRIENDLVELFLATANKQLNQVSLVISEQTAATVMIVAGGYPGDYLKGKAITGIENLRHSNAFHAGTLLENDVVKTNGGRVIAITSLQKDLFTALQSATADAGRIYFDGKYFREDIGFDLV, encoded by the coding sequence ATGAATATCTTACTTTTAGGTTCAGGCGGCAGAGAAAGCGCATTCGCTTGGAAAATGAGCCAGTCTTCGCACTGCGATAAACTAATTATTGCTCCAGGTAACGGTGGTACAGGAGCTTATGGTACAAACATCAATATCAATGTAAACGATTTTGATGCCATTAAAAAAGTAGTGCTTACCGAAAACATCGAACTCGTGGTAGTAGGCCCTGAAGAACCTTTGGTAAACGGTATTCACGATTTTTTCCTTGCTGATGAAACCATCGCACACATCCCGGTTATCGGACCTAAAAAAGAAGGTGCTATTTTAGAAGGAAGTAAAGATTTCTCTAAACAGTTTATGGAGCGTCATGGTATTCCTACTGCAGCTTCAAAATCTTTCACACCCGAAACTCTGGAAGATGGCTTGGCTTATCTGCAAAACCATGCTTTACCAGTTGTTTTAAAGGCAGATGGTTTGGCGGCAGGTAAAGGTGTATTAATCTGTACCGAAACCATCGAAGCACAGGAAGAATTAAAACTAATGCTTGGCGGTAAATTTGGATCGGCAGGGGCAACAGTAGTAATTGAAGAATTTTTAAGCGGCATCGAACTTTCGGTATTTATTTTAACCGATGGTGAAAATTATATCACACTGCCTTCAGCTAAAGATTATAAAAGGATTGGCCAGGGCGATACCGGTTTAAATACTGGTGGTATGGGCTCGGTTTCTCCGGTTCCTTTTGCCACACCCGAATTTTTGGCTAAAGTAGAAGAACGGATTATTAAACCAACGGTTGAGGGTTTAAAGAAGGATAATATCGATTATACAGGTTTTATCTTTTTCGGACTGATTAAAGTAGAAGAAGAGCCATTTGTAATTGAGTACAATGCACGTATGGGTGATCCGGAAACAGAAAGTGTAATTCCGAGGATTGAGAACGATTTGGTAGAGTTGTTTTTGGCAACAGCCAATAAGCAATTAAATCAGGTAAGTTTGGTAATTTCTGAGCAAACAGCAGCTACCGTGATGATTGTGGCCGGTGGTTACCCTGGCGATTACCTGAAAGGCAAAGCCATTACCGGAATCGAAAACTTACGCCATTCGAATGCCTTCCATGCGGGAACATTGTTAGAAAATGATGTAGTGAAAACAAATGGTGGAAGGGTAATTGCCATTACCAGTTTGCAAAAAGATTTGTTTACTGCGTTACAATCGGCAACTGCTGATGCCGGCAGAATTTATTTCGACGGAAAATATTTCAGAGAAGACATCGGGTTTGACCTGGTTTAA
- a CDS encoding arginase has product MSLTDFFSPINPDSFTPTQGFFTSQLGLKAQIYTKSFPDFEEHTYDLAIFGVLDGRGAVNNEGAALAPDYFREKFYKLNEGAFNSRIVDLGNIKHGATIADTYIAIKMVVSELIKKDIIPIIIGGGQDLTYGQYLGYEDLEQKVDLVIIDNQFDIGDDDHEGIATRSDCYLNKIFLHQPNYLFNFSNVGYQTYFVNQESLSVMDKLYFDVHRLGEFAQDITLTEPIIRNANMISFDIGAIRSADAAANANTTPNGFDGEEACRIARYAGMNDKLTSIGFYEFNPAYDNNGQTAFLLAQMVWYFVDGYYARKKDFPLTPKSQFMIYRTSLKDGSGEMMFVKSKKSDRWWMQVPYPSGQSKNERYHLVPCRYDDYQTAVNGEMPDLWWRTYQKLN; this is encoded by the coding sequence ATGTCATTAACGGATTTCTTTTCCCCAATAAACCCCGATAGTTTTACACCCACGCAAGGATTTTTTACAAGTCAGCTGGGGTTAAAAGCGCAGATTTACACCAAATCGTTTCCCGATTTTGAGGAGCATACCTACGATTTGGCAATTTTTGGGGTACTTGATGGAAGAGGTGCTGTGAATAATGAAGGTGCTGCCCTGGCGCCCGATTATTTTAGAGAGAAATTTTACAAACTCAATGAAGGTGCTTTTAACAGCAGGATTGTCGATTTAGGCAACATTAAACATGGCGCAACCATTGCCGATACCTACATCGCCATCAAGATGGTGGTTTCGGAGCTGATTAAAAAAGACATTATTCCGATTATTATTGGTGGCGGACAAGACTTAACTTATGGCCAATACCTGGGTTACGAAGATTTAGAGCAAAAAGTAGATCTGGTTATTATTGATAACCAATTTGATATTGGCGATGATGACCATGAGGGAATTGCTACGCGATCGGATTGTTACCTGAACAAGATTTTCTTACACCAACCCAATTACCTTTTCAATTTTAGCAATGTTGGGTATCAAACTTATTTTGTAAATCAGGAAAGTTTGAGCGTAATGGATAAATTATATTTCGACGTACACCGTTTGGGCGAATTTGCCCAGGACATTACCTTAACGGAGCCGATAATCCGCAATGCAAACATGATTAGCTTCGATATAGGTGCTATCCGCTCTGCCGATGCTGCTGCTAATGCGAACACCACGCCAAATGGTTTTGATGGCGAAGAAGCCTGTCGCATTGCCCGTTATGCAGGCATGAATGATAAATTAACCTCAATTGGCTTTTACGAGTTTAATCCTGCCTACGACAATAACGGACAAACAGCCTTCTTACTTGCTCAAATGGTATGGTACTTTGTGGATGGGTATTACGCCCGCAAAAAGGATTTCCCGCTTACCCCTAAATCGCAGTTTATGATCTATCGAACCAGTTTAAAAGATGGTTCGGGGGAAATGATGTTTGTAAAAAGCAAAAAATCAGACCGCTGGTGGATGCAGGTTCCTTACCCATCTGGTCAATCTAAAAATGAACGCTACCATCTGGTACCTTGCAGATATGATGATTACCAGACTGCCGTTAATGGCGAAATGCCCGATTTGTGGTGGAGAACCTACCAAAAATTAAATTAA
- a CDS encoding nucleoside-diphosphate sugar epimerase, whose amino-acid sequence MILVTGGTGFLGSELIKQLTDKGLAVRALRREKSKIPSLIQNNPLIEWFEADINEPSALEDAFIGMTRVYHCAAFVSFNPKDKKQLFHVNIEGTSNIVNLCAENNCRLLHVSSVAALGNAKKGNKITEKDFWEYDAKAHAYGLSKYEGEMEVWRGITEGLDAIIVNPSVIIGKNAGFEGSGAIFKLVKGGFPFYTDGASGFVDVEDVAKAMILLMDAEVSGERYIISADDYHYKALFSEIAQGFGVKAPTKEAKPWMLGIAWRALKFASIFTGNQPSITKDAAKSSVTLSYYNNHKVKTETGITFKPVAESIKEITQHLR is encoded by the coding sequence ATGATACTGGTAACCGGAGGAACTGGATTTTTAGGATCTGAATTAATTAAGCAGTTAACCGATAAGGGTTTAGCTGTTCGGGCCTTGAGGCGGGAGAAATCTAAAATTCCGTCGCTAATCCAGAATAACCCACTTATTGAATGGTTTGAGGCTGATATTAATGAGCCATCTGCACTGGAAGATGCCTTTATTGGGATGACCAGAGTTTACCACTGCGCTGCATTTGTATCTTTTAACCCGAAAGATAAAAAGCAACTTTTTCATGTCAACATAGAAGGAACTTCGAACATTGTAAATCTTTGTGCAGAAAATAATTGCCGCTTGTTGCACGTCAGCTCGGTAGCGGCACTGGGTAATGCTAAAAAAGGCAATAAAATTACCGAAAAGGACTTTTGGGAATACGATGCCAAAGCACATGCCTATGGTTTGTCTAAATACGAAGGCGAGATGGAGGTTTGGCGGGGCATTACTGAGGGTTTAGATGCCATTATTGTTAATCCATCGGTCATTATAGGTAAAAATGCCGGCTTTGAAGGGAGTGGCGCTATTTTTAAACTGGTAAAAGGTGGTTTTCCGTTTTATACCGATGGGGCATCGGGTTTTGTTGATGTGGAGGATGTGGCCAAAGCAATGATCCTGTTAATGGATGCCGAAGTTTCGGGAGAGCGGTATATCATTTCTGCCGACGATTATCATTATAAAGCGCTGTTCAGCGAAATTGCACAGGGTTTTGGCGTTAAAGCACCAACAAAAGAAGCAAAGCCATGGATGCTCGGAATAGCCTGGAGGGCACTAAAATTTGCATCCATATTTACGGGCAATCAGCCTTCCATCACTAAAGATGCGGCAAAGAGCAGTGTAACCTTAAGTTATTACAATAACCATAAAGTAAAAACGGAAACAGGCATTACCTTTAAGCCGGTTGCCGAAAGCATAAAAGAAATTACCCAACATTTAAGATAA
- a CDS encoding phosphoserine phosphatase, whose product MPKQKAYYIIDFDSTFTQVEALDELARISLKNHPDKEAIFQKIEDYTNFAMEGKLSFSESLAQRVKLLEANEDHLKQLIKHLKKKVSTSFSRNAEFFKKHADEVLIVSGGFKEFITPVVSQYHIKKENIYANTFVTTGDGKIIDYDHANPLSEEGGKVKLLQHLKLEGELFGIGDGYSDFQLRESGIINKFFAFTENIARESIVSKADHVTPSFDEFLYVNDLPRAISYPKNRILCLVIGDVDPLTIAILKNDGLSIRHKTSFEDKYVKDVGIILLADGEKINKEQLKNAAKLKTIGYLGNAKNKIDLDLCTKQGIVVFDDPKNNPRNIDFIPKRVADFMNTGATYLSSNFPNLQLPKIEKSHRLIHIHKNVPGIMAKINTVFAKHDINIVSQFLMTNPEIGYAITDINAEYDKQLFKSLKKIEHTIKFRVLY is encoded by the coding sequence ATGCCCAAACAGAAAGCCTATTACATCATCGATTTTGATAGTACCTTTACACAGGTAGAAGCACTTGATGAACTTGCCCGAATTTCGCTAAAGAACCACCCCGATAAAGAGGCGATTTTTCAAAAAATTGAAGATTATACCAATTTTGCCATGGAAGGGAAACTTTCCTTCTCCGAAAGTTTAGCGCAACGTGTTAAACTTCTTGAGGCAAATGAAGATCATTTAAAACAACTCATCAAACATTTAAAAAAGAAGGTATCTACTTCTTTTTCGCGTAATGCCGAGTTTTTTAAAAAACATGCCGATGAGGTGTTAATTGTTTCTGGCGGATTTAAAGAATTTATCACCCCAGTAGTAAGCCAGTACCACATTAAAAAGGAAAATATTTATGCCAATACTTTTGTAACCACTGGTGATGGTAAAATTATAGATTACGATCATGCCAATCCTTTAAGTGAAGAAGGTGGTAAAGTAAAATTACTTCAGCATTTAAAACTCGAAGGCGAGTTATTCGGCATTGGAGATGGCTATTCTGATTTTCAACTGCGTGAAAGCGGGATCATCAATAAGTTTTTTGCATTTACTGAGAATATTGCCCGTGAAAGCATTGTTTCAAAAGCCGATCACGTAACCCCAAGTTTCGACGAATTTTTATACGTAAACGATCTGCCGCGTGCCATTTCTTATCCTAAAAACAGAATCCTTTGTCTGGTTATTGGTGACGTTGATCCCTTAACGATTGCAATTCTTAAAAATGATGGTTTATCGATTAGGCATAAAACCTCTTTTGAAGATAAGTACGTAAAAGATGTGGGCATTATCCTTTTGGCTGATGGTGAAAAGATTAATAAGGAACAGTTAAAAAATGCAGCTAAGCTAAAAACCATTGGTTATTTAGGTAATGCAAAAAATAAAATAGACCTTGATTTATGTACCAAACAGGGCATTGTTGTTTTTGATGACCCTAAAAATAATCCACGTAATATCGATTTTATCCCGAAACGGGTTGCCGATTTTATGAATACCGGAGCAACTTATTTAAGTAGTAATTTCCCAAATCTGCAATTGCCGAAAATTGAGAAATCGCACCGTTTAATTCACATTCACAAAAACGTTCCGGGTATTATGGCGAAAATCAACACTGTTTTTGCCAAACACGATATCAATATTGTGAGCCAGTTTTTAATGACCAATCCTGAGATTGGCTACGCCATTACCGATATCAATGCTGAGTACGATAAACAATTGTTTAAATCGCTCAAAAAGATCGAGCATACAATAAAGTTTAGGGTGCTGTATTAA
- a CDS encoding chloride channel protein: MPVKKLTEGFLLSIKHFIKRDFGLLFISTLKWLFISAILGGIIGSASALFLETLNWATHYREQHLWIIAFLPIAGLLIGLAYHYWGASVVKGNNLLIEELQSPKNVIPLIMAPLIFAGTIITHLFGGSAGREGTAVQIGGAFADQFTKLFKLKARDRKVILICGISAGFASVFGTPLAGAVFGLEVFVIGSLTYGAILPSFITAIIADYICKAWGVGHTHYSISLVPEMNSVNLLLSLGAGILFGLVARSFSALNHGLSNLFSKIKYPPLRPFIGGIVLIGIIYLIGNTRYIGLGIPVISASFVQQEAYYTFAIKLFLTAFTLSAGFKGGEVTPLFFMGATLGSFLSFFIPLPLGLLAGMGFVAVFAGAANTPLACIFMGVELFGTASGIYIALACVTAYLFSGHTGIYRSQSIGAPKHLLLKRHQFLR; the protein is encoded by the coding sequence ATGCCTGTTAAAAAACTAACAGAAGGATTTCTTCTGTCTATCAAACATTTTATTAAACGCGACTTCGGATTACTCTTCATTAGCACTTTAAAGTGGCTGTTTATCTCTGCAATCCTGGGTGGGATTATTGGTTCAGCTTCTGCTTTATTTTTAGAAACTTTAAACTGGGCAACCCATTACCGAGAGCAGCACCTCTGGATAATCGCCTTTTTACCAATCGCAGGGCTACTCATCGGCCTGGCTTACCATTACTGGGGTGCAAGCGTTGTAAAAGGCAACAACCTCTTGATTGAAGAATTGCAATCACCCAAAAATGTGATTCCGCTAATCATGGCACCACTCATTTTTGCAGGCACAATTATTACCCACTTATTTGGTGGATCGGCAGGAAGAGAAGGCACAGCGGTGCAAATTGGCGGAGCCTTTGCAGATCAGTTTACCAAACTGTTTAAACTTAAAGCCAGAGATAGAAAAGTGATCCTCATCTGTGGGATCAGCGCTGGTTTTGCTTCTGTTTTCGGCACACCATTGGCAGGAGCTGTATTCGGATTGGAGGTTTTTGTTATTGGAAGTTTAACCTACGGCGCTATTCTCCCTTCATTTATCACGGCAATTATTGCCGATTATATTTGTAAGGCATGGGGGGTTGGTCATACGCATTATTCCATATCCCTGGTACCGGAGATGAATTCGGTTAATTTATTATTATCCTTAGGGGCCGGAATATTATTCGGACTAGTGGCCAGGTCTTTCTCGGCCTTAAATCACGGTTTATCAAACCTTTTCAGCAAAATTAAATACCCGCCATTAAGGCCGTTTATAGGTGGAATAGTTTTAATCGGCATTATTTACCTGATCGGAAATACCCGATACATTGGTTTAGGCATTCCGGTTATTTCAGCATCCTTTGTACAACAAGAAGCGTATTATACATTTGCGATCAAGTTATTTTTAACTGCATTTACCCTTAGTGCAGGGTTTAAGGGTGGCGAGGTAACCCCACTTTTCTTTATGGGCGCCACACTGGGTAGCTTTTTGAGTTTCTTCATCCCCTTACCCTTGGGGTTATTGGCAGGAATGGGCTTTGTGGCGGTTTTTGCAGGGGCTGCGAACACACCTTTGGCCTGTATTTTTATGGGTGTAGAGTTATTTGGTACAGCATCGGGAATCTATATCGCCTTAGCCTGTGTTACTGCTTATCTGTTTTCAGGCCATACGGGAATTTACCGGTCACAAAGCATCGGTGCACCTAAACATTTGCTATTGAAGAGGCATCAGTTTTTGAGGTAG
- a CDS encoding tryptophan 2,3-dioxygenase: MDFTPEIKDKLHQLQEKYTAMGQDMASYLDGLLYADFLTYWDYIHLDTLLSLQNPKTPIPDEEIFIMYHQITELYFKLALHECRQIAEHENLTVEFFTARVKRINAYFNALTTSFEVMVDGMEKEQFLKFRMSLLPASGFQSGQYRMIEICATDFIRLVDKTKREELSTASIEEQFENIYWKFGATELASGKQTLTLKQFIKKYAAQFLQLAKDRTLTNFSALYHQLQANGADVTALAEELRKLDLYVNVEWPLSHYKSAVRYLEKDPVDIAATGGTNWQKYLPPRFQKRIFYPFLWTGEQMEEWGKGWVLSVLKTLKNKD; encoded by the coding sequence ATGGATTTCACACCCGAAATAAAAGACAAACTACACCAACTACAGGAAAAGTACACCGCAATGGGGCAAGATATGGCATCATACCTTGATGGACTTTTATATGCCGATTTCTTAACCTATTGGGACTACATTCATTTGGATACTTTGCTGAGCTTGCAGAATCCTAAAACACCCATCCCTGATGAAGAGATTTTTATCATGTACCACCAAATCACCGAGCTTTATTTTAAGCTTGCGCTGCACGAATGCAGGCAGATTGCGGAGCATGAAAATTTAACTGTCGAATTTTTTACTGCACGTGTAAAACGGATTAATGCTTATTTCAATGCTTTAACTACTTCTTTCGAGGTGATGGTTGATGGTATGGAAAAAGAACAGTTCCTGAAATTCCGCATGTCGTTATTGCCTGCCAGTGGGTTCCAGTCGGGTCAGTACCGAATGATCGAGATCTGCGCTACGGATTTTATCCGATTAGTAGATAAAACCAAACGTGAAGAACTAAGTACGGCAAGCATAGAAGAACAATTCGAAAATATTTACTGGAAATTTGGTGCAACCGAACTGGCTTCAGGTAAGCAAACTTTAACTTTAAAGCAATTTATTAAAAAGTATGCGGCACAGTTTTTACAGCTGGCCAAAGATCGTACTTTAACCAATTTCTCCGCTTTATACCATCAGTTGCAAGCAAATGGTGCCGATGTTACTGCACTTGCAGAAGAATTACGTAAGCTTGATTTGTACGTAAATGTTGAGTGGCCATTATCGCACTATAAATCGGCCGTACGTTATTTGGAAAAAGATCCCGTTGATATTGCTGCAACAGGCGGAACCAACTGGCAAAAGTACCTGCCTCCGCGTTTTCAAAAAAGAATTTTTTATCCGTTCTTATGGACCGGTGAGCAAATGGAAGAGTGGGGTAAAGGCTGGGTGCTTAGTGTACTTAAAACACTCAAAAACAAAGATTAA
- a CDS encoding branched chain amino acid aminotransferase has translation MTETLDIKITKADQTRLTVTDFSQLPFGKVFTDHMFTADYEDGEWKNLQILPYGPIPMSPAISALHYGQAIFEGLKAYRQPDGKISVFRADKNFERFNKSAARMSMPGIPEEIFMQGLAALINVDEKWVPNQEDYALYIRPVMFAMDPYLGVKASDTYKFALLTTPTGPYYSSALKVKIETEFTRADEGGVGFAKTAGNYARSLYPFEQAKKEGYDQLIWTDSVTHEFIEEAGTANLLFVINGKLVTPSVRSTVLDGVTRDTIIKLAKDAGVEVEERRVSVKEVIEGIENGSLTEAFAAGTAATVTHVGEMGYNGQIYKLTDPSTRHISNGIAKKLNDIRYGLAPDEFGWNWVI, from the coding sequence ATGACCGAGACATTAGATATAAAAATCACAAAAGCAGACCAAACACGTTTGACTGTTACTGATTTTTCGCAATTACCGTTCGGTAAGGTTTTTACCGATCACATGTTTACTGCCGACTACGAAGATGGCGAATGGAAAAATTTACAGATTCTTCCTTATGGCCCGATTCCGATGAGTCCGGCAATTTCTGCACTTCATTATGGACAGGCAATTTTCGAGGGATTAAAAGCTTATCGTCAGCCAGATGGAAAGATTAGTGTGTTCCGTGCAGATAAAAATTTCGAACGTTTTAACAAGTCGGCGGCAAGAATGTCGATGCCAGGCATACCTGAAGAAATTTTTATGCAAGGTTTGGCGGCATTGATCAACGTTGATGAGAAATGGGTGCCTAATCAGGAAGATTATGCATTATATATCCGTCCGGTAATGTTTGCAATGGATCCTTATTTAGGTGTTAAAGCATCTGATACCTATAAGTTTGCTTTATTAACCACCCCAACTGGTCCATATTACAGCAGTGCATTAAAGGTTAAAATCGAAACTGAATTTACACGTGCAGATGAGGGTGGAGTAGGCTTTGCCAAAACTGCAGGTAATTACGCGCGTTCGTTATATCCTTTCGAGCAAGCTAAAAAAGAAGGTTATGATCAATTGATCTGGACAGACTCTGTAACACATGAGTTTATTGAAGAAGCTGGAACAGCGAACTTACTTTTTGTAATTAATGGTAAATTGGTTACGCCATCAGTACGCAGTACCGTTTTGGATGGTGTAACACGTGATACCATTATCAAACTGGCTAAAGATGCAGGAGTAGAAGTTGAAGAACGTAGGGTTTCCGTTAAAGAAGTGATCGAAGGAATCGAAAACGGAAGCTTAACCGAGGCTTTTGCCGCAGGAACTGCAGCTACCGTAACGCATGTAGGCGAAATGGGCTATAATGGTCAGATCTATAAATTGACCGATCCATCAACCAGACATATTTCTAACGGCATTGCTAAAAAACTGAACGATATCCGTTATGGTTTAGCACCTGACGAATTTGGTTGGAACTGGGTGATATAA